In Debaryomyces hansenii CBS767 chromosome B complete sequence, one genomic interval encodes:
- a CDS encoding DEHA2B04862p (similar to uniprot|P13902 Saccharomyces cerevisiae YOL108c INO4 transcription factor), translated as MSVSDDSDQGSIGRMSSKASVLTEDQKKAHHIASEQKRRENIRSEFDKIVSLTPTLNESENRSELNILTKSADYIDQLKEDNNKLIQLCINKGINVPDELVYKGPSSGSI; from the exons ATGTCAGTATCGGATGATTCAGATCAAGGCTCCATTGGACGTATGCTGTCAAAGGCATCGGTCCTAACTGAAGACCAAAAGAAG GCCCACCACATTGCCTCAgaacaaaaaagaagagagaATATCAGATCAGAGTTTGATAAGATTGTGTCGTTGACTCCAACTTTGAATGAGCTGGAGAACAGATCTGAGTTAAACATTCTTACCAAGTCTGCAGATTATATCGAccaattgaaagaagacaataataaattaatccAGTTATGCATTAATAAAGGTATAAACGTTCCTGACGAGTTGGTTTACAAAGGTCCAAGTTCAGGTTcgatttga
- a CDS encoding DEHA2B04884p (similar to uniprot|Q12429 Saccharomyces cerevisiae YLR143w) produces MKFVALISGGKDSFFNIHHCMSRGHELVALGNLYPKQTGIDEIDSFMFQTVGHDIIEYYSECLEVPLYRQEINGSSKNQLLEYSITEEDEIEDLYVLLKKVKEKHPDVEGVSCGAILSHYQRTRVENVCGRLGLTCLAYLWQRDQLELMGEMCNNQLDARIIKVAAIGLNATHLGKSIQELYPYLIKLNRMYEVHICGEGGEFETIVLDAPFFKHKRLEIIEQEVVDHSNDDVSYLRLKVELREKVDGSSDTTLAPPALLSEQFATIFEELADEIEDEIKDKIKDDEQYDEDKLIGIESQPEICVASAKDKLYVSNLTSTKSTLKEQTDDIFTKLNDILIIHDFSLNDIQHITLLLSDINQFSEVNKVYEEQFSKFYLPPSRICIETTLSSSTLVQLSCIVIHPKLKQGIHIRSRSYWAPQNIGPYSQSIVEESSQYKIGTLSGQIPLVPSSMELSLVSNPFGRVFSSVLSLQHLHRVKELIGVPEIGSIVCFIVDAINLDIVSETWQKYINELATSDDAKNLIIVKVKKLPKNASIEWGGCSFKNSIGMYEDEQETKPQALEITKMVDLFEISNVVNINHGSIQLITLFTNDFDLVRNLIEFNDSLCHRLQIFTRLADASNLGGNFEIVPVLQSWTYQKRPFAFTIVWTVENY; encoded by the coding sequence ATGAAGTTTGTAGCGCTAATATCTGGTGGTAAGGATTCGTTCTTCAACATACACCATTGTATGTCAAGAGGACATGAATTGGTAGCGTTGGGGAACTTATATCCCAAGCAGACCGGTATCGATGAGATTGATTCGTTTATGTTCCAAACAGTGGGACACgatataattgaatacTACAGTGAGTGTTTGGAGGTTCCACTTTACAGACAAGAAATTAATGGGTCATCGAAGAATCAGCTATTAGAGTACTCAATTACAGAGGAGGATGAGATAGAAGATTTGTATGTATTGCTCAAGAAGGTGAAGGAAAAGCATCCTGATGTAGAGGGAGTTAGTTGTGGGGCAATATTATCGCATTACCAGCGAACGAGGGTCGAGAACGTATGTGGGAGGTTGGGATTAACGTGTCTTGCATATTTGTGGCAGCGGGATCAGCTTGAGTTGATGGGAGAGATGTGCAATAATCAGTTGGATGCCAGGATCATCAAGGTTGCAGCAATCGGGTTGAATGCCACGCATTTGGGAAAATCGATTCAGGAGTTGTACCCGTACTTAATCAAGTTGAACCGGATGTATGAGGTTCATATATGTGGTGAAGGGGGAGAATTCGAAACAATAGTGCTAGATGCACCATTTTTCAAGCATAAGAGGTTAGAAATTATTGAGCAGGAAGTTGTGGACCATTCGAATGATGATGTTTCGTACTTAAGACTCAAAGTGGAGCTACGTGAAAAGGTGGACGGCTCTTCAGATACTACATTAGCCCCGCCTGCCTTGCTAAGCGAACAATTCGCAACCATTTTCGAGGAGCTTGCGGATGAAATCGAGGATGAAATCAAGGATAAAATCAAGGATGACGAGCaatatgatgaagataaactAATTGGCATCGAAAGCCAACCAGAGATTTGTGTAGCATCGGCGAAGGATAAATTATATGTTTCTAACCTAACAAGTACAAAGTCGACATTGAAAGAGCAAACAGACGATATTTTCACGAAATTGAACGACATCTTGATTATCCATGATTTCTCGTTGAATGATATTCAGCATATAACCTTGCTCCTCTCGGatattaatcaattcaGTGAAGTCAATAAAGTATACGAAGAGCAATTTAGCAAGTTTTACCTACCACCTTCCCGTATATGCATTGAAACTACATTAAGCAGCTCTACGTTGGTTCAATTGTCATGTATCGTCATACATCCAAAATTAAAACAAGGTATTCATATTAGATCAAGATCGTATTGGGCACCACAGAATATTGGTCCTTACTCTCAGAGTATAGTTGAGGAAAGCTCACAATATAAAATAGGTACACTCTCGGGGCAAATACCTTTGGTGCCTTCATCAATGGAATTGTCATTAGTATCAAATCCATTTGGCAGAGTTTTCAGCTCTGTGTTATCATTGCAGCATTTGCATCGCGTTAAAGAATTGATCGGTGTCCCTGAAATCGGGAGCATAGTTTGTTTCATTGTTGACGCAATAAACTTGGATATTGTCAGTGAGACATGGCAAAAATACATTAATGAACTCGCCACCAGCGATGATgcaaagaatttaataattgttaaagtgaaaaaattaCCGAAGAACGCTAGTATTGAATGGGGTGGATGTAGTTTCAAGAATAGTATTGGAATGTATGAAGATGAACAAGAAACAAAACCCCAGGCATTGGAAATCACCAAAATggttgatttatttgaaatatcaaatGTAGTTAATATCAATCATGGAAGCATACAACTCATTACCTTGTTTACAAATGATTTTGACCTAGTACGCAATCTAATTGAATTCAACGACAGCTTGTGTCACCGTTTGCAAATATTCACTAGACTCGCAGATGCAAGTAACCTTGGAGGTAACTTCGAAATAGTACCAGTTTTACAGAGTTGGACTTACCAAAAGAGGCCCTTCGCCTTTACAATTGTTTGGACAGtggaaaattattaa
- a CDS encoding 40S ribosomal protein S9 (highly similar to uniprot|P05755 Saccharomyces cerevisiae YBR189w RPS9B component of the small (40S) ribosomal subunit), with protein sequence MPRAPRTYSKTYSVPKQPFESARLDAELKLAGEYGLKNKREIYRIGFQLSKIRRAARDLLTRDEKDPKRLFEGNALIRRLVRTGVLSEDKMKLDYVLALQPEDFLERRLQTQVFKLGLARSIHHARVLITQRHIAVGKQIVNVPSFMVRLDSQKHIDFAHNSPYGGGRAGRVKRRNQNKESGDGDAEEEE encoded by the exons ATGCCTC GTGCCCCAAGAACTTACTCCAAGACTTACTCTGTCCCAAAGCAACCATTCGAGTCTGCTCGTTTAGACGCTGAATTAAAGTTAGCTGGTGAATACGGTTTAAAGAACAAGAGAGAAATCTACAGAATTGGTTTCCAATTGTCTAAGATTAGAAGAGCTGCTCGTGATTTATTGACCAGAGATGAAAAGGACCCAAAGAGATTGTTCGAAGGTAATGCTTTAATTAGAAGATTAGTGAGAACTGGTGTCTTATCCGAAGACAAGATGAAGTTAGATTATGTCTTAGCTTTACAACCAGAAGATTTCTTAGAAAGAAGATTACAAACCCAAGTCTTCAAGTTAGGTTTAGCCAGATCTATCCACCACGCCAGAGTCTTGATCACCCAAAGACACATTGCCGTTGGTAAGCAAATCGTCAACGTCCCATCCTTCATGGTCAGATTAGACTCCCAAAAGCACATCGACTTCGCCCACAACTCCCCATACGGTGGTGGTAGAGCCGGTAGAGTTAAGAGAAGAAACCAAAACAAGGAATCCGGTGACGGTGACgctgaagaagaagaataa
- a CDS encoding 60S ribosomal protein L21 (highly similar to uniprot|Q02753 Saccharomyces cerevisiae YBR191w RPL21A component of the large (60S) ribosomal subunit), producing MGKSRGYRSGTRYLFQRDFKKHGAIPLSTYLKTYRVGDIVDIKANGSIQKGMPHKYYQGKTGIVYNVTKSAVGVIIYKVVGNRYLEKRINLRVEHIKHSACRQEFINRVKSNAALKREAKANGEHVHLKRQPVKPRDARVVTTKENVPQTLAPVPYETFI from the exons ATGGGTAAATC TCGTGGTTATAGATCCGGTACTCGTTACCTTTTTCAACGTGACTTTAAGAAGCATGGTGCTATTCCATTATCTACTTACTTGAAGACTTACAGAGTTGGTGATATCGTTGATATCAAGGCCAATGGTTCTATCCAAAAGGGTATGCCACATAAGTACTACCAAGGTAAGACTGGTATCGTTTACAACGTCACCAAGTCTGCTGTTGGTGTTATTATCTACAAAGTTGTTGGTAACAGATACCTCGAAAAGAGAATTAACTTGAGAGTCGAACACATTAAGCACTCCGCTTGTCGTCaagaattcatcaacaGAGTTAAATCTAACGCTGCTTTAAAGAGAGAAGCCAAGGCCAACGGTGAACACGTTCACTTGAAGAGACAACCTGTTAAGCCAAGAGACGCTAGAGTTGTTACTACCAAGGAAAACGTTCCACAAACCTTAGCTCCAGTTCCTTATGAAACCTTCATTTAA
- a CDS encoding DEHA2B04950p (similar to uniprot|P34237 Saccharomyces cerevisiae YKL179c COY1) translates to MAEEDKASSNPGLDTKISKVEQVQEIKGKSQTSTSFHSALQTWTQIDLPSLQKKLDVQGLELKDDQADSLLRRKNLATKTKEFRKLEDPDKLDQIKGLLKLYQNEIDSLTNKKKDVEGYFFGFYRLLAEAPDPRPLLELSLDAVIASSETESLRKEVSKLNDELSKKADYDQLKQRLLRNEQKSAELLSSKLHAKEEEFKALIDEKQSNWLEKEKNYEKQMHETKAKVEELRTSKEVTELQLTSHNKQLGSTETNASASVLAELEIVSRDAESAKKRVFELEKRNEELRRELSRSKSDVERKNLKEEYEKKVSELEGENALLIANLDQHRKKLDGITKENANKTDSFNREISQLTQEVKNCKEKLEKTGDYDEIKRELYLIRQIEFGHDEDGVEDGADSDGTDNNRKQIDSLLIQRNKTLTQGLADFRSQHEDLTNRINHLDSKLTKANEELVKAQELNQRLENDLAGVQDGQKFNDNMSMISGVSRITPGRPKNGSIASLNTVGSSPAGDVSSILPIITKQRDRFRDRNNELEDDLRKQYNIVSDLKRQMNSLKKDNEELYERTRYLASFKNSNNSGSTETQSFSSRTSNRRLLQPKPNSIDLERNPYQETYESKLHPIEQFRVREQERISSKLSPIERLFISLTRAILATRTTRMLFMVYCFGLHCIVMFITIYAMGLSTRMIPEVGMNNSTGGVANGVAGGPDSIDNVTEAIP, encoded by the coding sequence ATGgcagaagaagataaagcCAGTTCAAACCCAGGACTAGATACAAAAATTTCTAAAGTCGAACAGGTGCAAGAAATCAAAGGTAAATCGCAAACCTCGACTTCATTCCATTCTGCATTACAGACGTGGACACAAATTGATCTTCCTTCGCtacaaaagaaattggatgTTCAAGGGTTGGAGTTGAAAGATGATCAGGCAGACTCTTTATTACGTAGGAAAAATTTGGCCACTAAGACCAAAGAGTTCAGAAAGTTAGAAGACCCTGACAAACTCGATCAAATTAAAGGATTACTCAAGTTGtatcaaaatgaaattgactctttaacaaataagaagaaagaCGTGGAGGGCTATTTCTTTGGGTTTTACCGGTTGTTGGCAGAAGCACCGGATCCTAGACCTCTCTTGGAATTATCGTTGGACGCGGTAATCGCATCCTCTGAGACTGAATCATTACGGAAGGAagtatcaaaattaaacGACGAGTTATCAAAGAAGGCTGATTATGATCAATTGAAACAGAGGCTTTTGAGAAATGAACAGAAATCAGCAGAATTGTTAAGTTCCAAGTTGCATgccaaagaagaagagttcAAGGCATTGATTGATGAAAAACAGAGCAATTGGCTcgaaaaagagaagaacTATGAAAAGCAAATGCACGAGACGAAGGCAAAAGTGGAGGAATTAAGAACTTCCAAAGAAGTCACCGAGTTGCAATTGACATCGCATAATAAGCAGCTTGGAAGTACGGAAACGAATGCGTCTGCTTCTGTATTAGcagaattagaaatagtTTCAAGAGATGCAGAATCAGCTAAGAAAAGGGTATTTGAATTGGAAAAGAGAAATGAAGAACTCAGACGAGAGTTATCTAGATCCAAGAGTGATGTcgaaagaaagaatttgaaggaAGAATATGAGAAAAAGGTTTCAGAGCTTGAAGGGGAGAATGCTTTATTGATTGCTAATTTAGATCAGCATagaaagaaattggatGGCATAACTAAGGAAAATGCAAACAAGACCGATTCATTCAATAGAGAAATTTCTCAATTGACGCAGGAGGTTAAGAATTGTAAAGAAAAGCTTGAAAAAACAGGCGACTACGACGAAATAAAGCGTGAATTGTACTTAATAAGACAAATTGAATTCGGACATGACGAAGATGGTGTTGAAGATGGGGCCGATTCTGACGGAACCGATAATAACCGCAAGCAAATTGATTCGCTCTTgattcaaagaaataaaacCTTAACTCAGGGATTGGCCGATTTCAGATCTCAGCATGAGGATTTAACTAACAGAATCAACCATTTGGATTCTAAGCTTACTAAGgcaaatgaagaattagtcAAGGCGCAGGAGTTGAACCAAAGGTTAGAAAATGACTTAGCAGGTGTGCAAGACGGACAAAAGTTTAACGACAACATGAGCATGATCTCAGGCGTGAGTAGAATAACCCCAGGGCGTCCGAAAAATGGAAGTATTGCATCTTTAAACACAGTCGGCTCGTCACCTGCGGGTGATGTGTCATCCATATTACCAATAATTACCAAACAAAGAGACAGATTTAGAGATAGGAATAATGAGTTGGAAGATGATCTCAGGAAACAGTACAATATTGTTAGCGATTTGAAGAGACAAATGAACAGCCTTAAGAAAGATAATGAGGAATTATATGAAAGAACTAGATATTTGGCATCCTTCAAGAACAGCAATAATAGTGGATCAACAGAGACCCAGTCATTTAGCTCCAGAACATCTAATAGAAGACTTCTCCAGCCTAAaccaaattcaattgatcttGAGCGCAACCCATACCAAGAAACGTACGAATCCAAATTGCACCCCATCGAACAATTTAGAGTCCGCGAACAGGAAAGAATTAGTTCAAAGCTTTCCCCAATAGAGcgattatttatttcacTTACAAGAGCAATTCTTGCTACTAGAACTACCAGAATGCTATTTATGGTATATTGTTTCGGCCTACACTGTATTGTTATGTTTATAACAATTTATGCTATGGGCTTAAGTACCCGAATGATTCCAGAAGTGGGTATGAATAACAGTACAGGCGGAGTTGCAAACGGAGTCGCAGGAGGCCCTGATTCCATAGATAATGTAACTGAAGCTATTCCTTAG
- a CDS encoding DEHA2B04972p (similar to CA2020|IPF16901 Candida albicans IPF16901), with translation MSEGKKLTQEELDSENFNPDNLMINMGGKQVPFSSINKPHHVVIDPKQHKPQVDPNSFPDVEPEAKAKEQKLEEERNNLKEKKDS, from the coding sequence ATGTCAGAAGGTAAAAAATTAACCCAAGAAGAGCTCGATCTGGAAAACTTTAATCCAGATAACTTGATGATTAACATGGGTGGTAAACAGGTGCCATTCAGTTCAATTAACAAGCCCCATCATGTCGTAATTGATCCAAAGCAACACAAACCTCAAGTTGATCCAAACTCGTTTCCAGATGTCGAGCCTGAAGCTAAGGCTAAGGAACAGaaattggaagaagaacgtaacaatttgaaagaaaaaaaggACAGCTAA
- a CDS encoding DEHA2B04994p (weakly similar to uniprot|Q05924 Saccharomyces cerevisiae YLR361c DCR2 protein involved in the cell cycle), producing the protein MFALPRRWIRQLGYLLLVFFITIVVLLVANRNNVGLNDYLPTGFLPSFFQPAADSFIVDIAIKNCFKMKSKNENCGLPGASEGLMGNLYGSGQWLKIDKDLSLGSSWYRKEYFSYKKAKKEALQGNILTEEGAKDATQKRGEAEKNNQVIVDVAISNPLIDAKISENDKLNIPMYILKEFHSEKVYDDGHHDVLVEKQKAKMKGEKLQALTVDKDKSASNKINIKLEQDRQAAESANRGKDKENELIKIDKIKGGEDDEKNQEEKNSNSSSKKKPEEKDTQEKENTEEGTKDDIKDSENKNIEKVIENKKDEASHDDKVKRQNLNERGTETTRHNLEVSYHIPTKEELVASRWTYKSNGIWLKYGNADSNAITGIDILFGEDAVDPRPNWRLIKDGPLREVLSPSDKPAYISIRKGPRVDYKKDIKPLKVNPDGKFKILQVADLHFSTGVGKCRDPSPAETKSGCQADSRTLKFLEKVLDLEKPDLVVLTGDQIFGDEAKDSETALFKALNPFIKRGIPFAVTMGNHDDEGSLSRTEIMSLSANLPYSLASLGADEVAGVGNYALTIEGPSSRNTAMTLFFLDTHKYSLNPKVTPGYDWLKESQLKWLEREAASLQKSIAAYTHIHLSMAFFHIPLPEYRNLDQPMVGEKKEGITAPRYNSGARSTLGKLGVSVASVGHDHCNDYCLQDATNNENENALWLCYGGGSGEGGYGGYGGYIRRMRVFDIDTSAGEIKSWKRKESEPNVDFDHQTLVSGGNVVNSN; encoded by the coding sequence ATGTTTGCGCTACCTAGAAGGTGGATACGTCAACTAGGTTATCTTTTATTGGTATTCTTTATTACGATTGTGGTTCTTCTAGTGGCGAATAGAAATAATGTTGGACtaaatgattatttacCAACTGGGTTTTTACCATCATTTTTCCAGCCCGCTGCAGACCTGTTCATTGTTGATATAGCTATAAAGAATTGCTTCAAGATGAAGTCgaagaatgaaaattgTGGTCTTCCAGGTGCATCTGAAGGGTTAATGGGTAATTTATATGGTTCAGGCCAGTGGCTCAAGATTGATAAAGATTTAAGTCTAGGATCTTCGTGGTACCGTaaggaatatttttcttataAAAAGGCAAAGAAGGAAGCATTACAAGGAAATATTCTAACGGAAGAAGGTGCAAAAGATGCAACACAAAAGAGGGGAGAGGCCGAGAAGAATAATCAAGTAATAGTTGATGTTGCGATCTCTAATCCTTTGATTGACGCCAAAATAtcagaaaatgataaattgaatattccTATGTATATTTTAAAGGAATTTCATTCCGAGAAAGTGTATGATGATGGTCATCATGATGTGTTAGTTGAAAAGCAAAAGGCAAAGATGAAGGGAGAAAAATTGCAAGCATTGACTGTGGATAAGGATAAATCTGCAAGTAATAAgatcaatataaaattgGAACAGGATAGGCAGGCCGCAGAAAGTGCAAATAGAGGGAaggataaagaaaatgaattgatcAAGATAGATAAGATCAAAGGTGGTGAAGACGATGAGAAGAATCAAGAGGAAAAGAATTCGAATTCATCAAGTAAGAAGAAGCCAGAAGAGAAAGATACCCaggaaaaagaaaatacaGAAGAGGGTACCAAGGATGATATTAAGGACTCTGAGAATAAGAATATAGAAAAAGTAATCGAGAATAAGAAGGATGAAGCTTCACACGATGACAAGGTAAAACGTCAAAATTTAAACGAGAGAGGTACTGAAACTACTAGGCATAATTTGGAGGTAAGCTATCATATTCCAactaaagaagaattagtcGCATCAAGATGGACTTATAAATCTAACGGTATTTGGTTGAAATATGGCAACGCGGATTCTAATGCTATAACAGGTATTGACATATTGTTTGGTGAGGATGCTGTGGACCCAAGACCGAATTGGAGATTAATTAAAGATGGTCCATTGAGAGAAGTTTTGAGTCCTTCTGATAAACCCGCGTATATTTCAATTCGGAAAGGTCCTAGAGTTGATTATAAGAAAGATATTAAACCACTCAAGGTCAACCCCGatggaaaatttaaaattctcCAGGTTGCTGACTTACATTTCTCAACTGGTGTTGGTAAATGTAGAGATCCATCGCCGGCGGAAACAAAGTCTGGCTGCCAGGCCGATTCAAGGACATTGAAGTTTTTAGAGAAAGTGCTCGACTTAGAAAAACCGGATTTAGTCGTGTTGACTGGTGATCAGATCTTTGGCGATGAAGCAAAGGATTCAGAAACAGCTTTATTTAAAGCCTTAAATCCTTTCATCAAGAGAGGTATACCGTTTGCAGTTACCATGGGAAACCATGACGACGAGGGATCTTTGTCTAGAACAGAAATTATGAGCTTGTCTGCAAACTTACCATATTCTTTAGCTTCCCTAGGTGCTGACGAAGTTGCCGGCGTTGGGAATTATGCTTTGACGATTGAAGGACCTTCTTCCCGTAACACAGCTATGACCTTGTTCTTTTTGGATACCCACAAGTATTCATTAAACCCAAAGGTAACCCCCGGTTATGACTGGTTGAAAGAATCTCAGTTGAAATGGTTAGAAAGAGAAGCTGCAAGTTTGCAAAAATCAATTGCAGCTTATACTCACATCCATTTATCAATGGCCTTTTTCCATATTCCCTTGCCTGAATATAGAAACCTTGACCAACCTATGGTCGGTGAAAAGAAGGAAGGCATAACTGCTCCAAGGTACAACTCTGGTGCCAGGTCCACCTTAGGAAAGTTGGGGGTATCAGTCGCCAGTGTCGGGCATGATCACTGTAATGATTACTGCTTACAAGATgcaacaaataatgaaaatgaaaacgCTCTTTGGTTATGTTATGGTGGTGGATCTGGTGAAGGTGGCTATGGTGGCTATGGTGGATATATAAGAAGGATGAGagtttttgatattgatactAGTGCTGGGGAGATTAAAAGTTGGaagagaaaagaaagtGAGCCAAATGTTGACTTTGACCACCAAACTTTGGTGTCAGGTGGTAATGTCGTTAATTCCAACTAG
- a CDS encoding DEHA2B05016p (similar to uniprot|P23561 Saccharomyces cerevisiae YLR362w STE11 signal transducing MEK kinase), translating into MHLSGDQVLGELYQDSRELKQWLIKSNCQHHYNKFIENGITFDLLKELDSSSLKEIGINKLGDRLRLELAISSMKSEKLADNITVDELYKIMNLHSTDSITSLSGGNISNGSVSTPTNESGTLTTLTNNPYLHSNVSSSSNAANKDANKNVTFILQDGSTKKVNVTGCFNAQSIKRKVLKRLGIKQQETLYNTYIHTSLNSKSNPGVNLLFDVELVTICYSPDRLEKHRIILCRKDEYPSDMAIESSKRLMAKYERYSQTDSLKTKSQDNFSQYHMPDPRKTHASPILRNFFGQRPPSELISSNLAEYFPEAHQKDLEATVRNSVRYSVRLSRRFNLPSSILSGASSNISIHNSQNKRSSILSNGTVSGPNGAPGTPSVSSMDQNSVAAKRKPSGRTIGEMMVNNINAIDQAVSSNDVQSVFSKPQSIGSDISGPGQGSFEPKSMKSHTSPILNRSSIAASFVDPFHTDNNRNSRIELLSIDSDDDEDDFIDEYGTYTSGELDHDFKDNMLDSISEDGPKNWLQGARIGAGSFGTVYLGMNPLTGELMAVKQVSLPDKNSINNSSQTAMIEALQHEMTLLKEINHENIVRYLGSSTDDNFLNIFLEYVPGGSVQSMLSSYGPFEEPLIRNFIRQILIGLSYLHGEDIIHRDIKGANILIDIKGTVKISDFGISKKVGNSDVDMDDETNSQKKGERRASLQGSVYWMAPEVVKQTAYTKKADIWSVGCLIVEMFTGKHPFPDFSQMQAIFKIGTHITPQIPEWCTSEAKDFLYKTFELDYEKRPDAIDMLAEPFLNPLIMSKQ; encoded by the coding sequence ATGCATTTGCTGGGAGACCAAGTTTTAGGAGAATTATATCAAGATTCCAGAGAATTAAAGCAGTGGTTGATCAAATCTAATTGCCAGCATCATTACAACAAATTTATAGAAAATGGGATAACATTCGACCTATTAAAAGAGCTAGATAGTTCATCGCTCAAAGAGATTGGGATTAATAAGTTAGGAGATAGACTAAGGTTAGAATTAGCTATTTCAAGCATGAAGTCTGAAAAATTAGCTGATAATATTACAGTGGATGAGTTGtacaaaataatgaatttgcaTCTGACAGACAGTATTACACTGTTATCTGGGGGAAATATTAGTAACGGATCCGTATCCACTCCTACGAATGAATCAGGTACCTTGACAACTTTAACTAATAACCCATATTTGCACAGTAATGTTTCCTCCTCGTCCAATGCTGCCAATAAGGATGCTAATAAGAACGTAACGTTTATTTTGCAAGATGGATCTACAAAGAAAGTGAATGTAACTGGATGTTTCAATGCACAATCGATCAAACGTAAGGTATTGAAAAGGTTGGGAATAAAACAACAGGAGAcattatataatacatatatCCACACATCGTTAAATAGTAAGAGTAATCCTGGTGTGAATTTACTTTTTGATGTTGAATTAGTGACCATTTGTTACTCTCCTGACAGGTTAGAAAAACatagaataattttatGTCGCAAGGATGAATACCCTTCTGATATGGCAATTGAGAGCTCAAAAAGGCTTATGGCCAAATATGAAAGATATAGCCAAACAGAttcattgaaaacaaaGAGCCAAGACAATTTCAGTCAATATCATATGCCAGATCCTAGAAAGACGCATGCTAGTCCAATATTGAGAAACTTCTTTGGACAGAGGCCACCTAGTGAATTGATCTCTTCCAACTTGGCTGAATATTTTCCAGAGGCACATCAAAAGGATTTGGAAGCCACCGTACGTAATTCTGTCAGATACAGCGTTAGACTTTCACGAAGATTTAACCTCCCATCTTCCATTCTATCCGGAGCCAGCAGTAACATTTCGATCCACAATTCACAGAATAAAAGATCATCAATTTTAAGCAATGGAACTGTGTCTGGCCCCAATGGAGCCCCAGGAACTCCATCTGTTTCATCAATGGACCAAAATTCTGTAGCGGCAAAAAGAAAGCCTAGTGGGAGGACCATTGGGGAAATGATGgtgaataatattaatgcAATCGACCAGGCGGTGAGCTCAAATGATGTCCAGTCTGTTTTTAGTAAACCCCAATCAATTGGATCAGATATCAGCGGTCCAGGCCAAGGTTCATTTGAACCAAAATCGATGAAATCTCATACTTCTCCTATATTGAATAGAAGTTCAATTGCTGCTAGCTTTGTTGATCCATTTCACACagataataatagaaattCACGTATCGAACTATTAAGCATTGATtctgatgacgatgaagacgatTTTATTGACGAATATGGTACATACACAAGTGGAGAGCTTGACCATGATTTTAAGGATAACATGCTCGATTCTATTTCAGAGGATGGACCTAAGAATTGGTTACAGGGTGCTCGTATTGGTGCTGGTAGTTTTGGTACAGTCTATTTAGGAATGAACCCACTCACCGGAGAGTTGATGGCTGTCAAGCAGGTAAGTTTACCCGATAAGAACAGTATAAATAATAGTCTGCAAACGGCCATGATCGAGGCTTTACAGCACGAAATGACGTTGCTAAAGGAAATCAACCACGAAAATATTGTGAGATATCTAGGATCCTCCACAGatgataatttcttgaatattttcttaGAGTACGTTCCTGGTGGGTCGGTGCAATCGATGCTTTCCTCGTACGGTCCATTTGAGGAACCCTTGATACGGAACTTCATTCGCCAGATTCTCATCGGTCTAAGCTATCTACACGGAGAAGACATCATTCACAGAGATATCAAGGGGGCAAACATTTTGATTGACATCAAGGGAACCGTTAAAATCAGTGATTTTGGAATCTCCAAGAAGGTGGGAAATTCCGATGTCGACATGGACGACGAGACAAATAGTCAGAAAAAAGGCGAAAGAAGAGCCTCTCTACAAGGTTCGGTCTACTGGATGGCTCCAGAAGTTGTGAAACAAACTGCCTATACAAAAAAGGCCGATATCTGGTCCGTAGGATGTCTTATTGTGGAGATGTTTACAGGTAAGCATCCATTTCCTGATTTTAGCCAGATGCAAgctattttcaaaataggGACCCACATAACCCCCCAAATTCCAGAATGGTGTACTTCTGAAGCTAAAGACTTTTTGTATAAGACGTTCGAGTTAGACTACGAGAAACGTCCTGACGCTATTGATATGTTAGCAGAACCGTTCCTAAACCCGTTGATTATGTCTAAACAATGA